The Daucus carota subsp. sativus chromosome 2, DH1 v3.0, whole genome shotgun sequence genome includes a window with the following:
- the LOC108206419 gene encoding uncharacterized protein LOC108206419 isoform X2: MMGLLTMNCSWVSKAGGTLSTFNLSYGRKLRVHYSSPILLPAESCNKLRARTRVFASKKSTKKFRRKGDAQKNATALPDNANASDRAGSEDESMSKDASVQDNSMMSTDNLDSTMSTSLPSRTSVLQACTSTSILIAALGVTIRQLSHVASMEGWPIADCSTDISFGFQMWHIELITGLVVLVSSCRYLLLQTWPDFAESSEAANQQVLSSLQPLDYLAVASLSGFSEELLFRGTMLPLIGVNWKSALIVGIIFGVLHLGSGRKYSFAVWAAFVGFAYGYATILSSSIIVPMASHAANNLVGGIIWRYTSKSPK; this comes from the exons ATGATGGGTTTGCTCACCATGAATTGTTCATGGGTTTCTAAAGCTGGAGGAACTCTATCTACATTCAACCTCAGCTATG GTAGGAAATTACGCGTTCACTACAGTTCCCCGATTTTGTTACCTGCAGAGTCATGCAAT AAACTTAGAGCCAGGACTCGAGTATTTGCAAGCAAGAAATCCACTAAGAAGTTCCGAAGAAAAGGGGACGCCCAAAAGAATGCAACTGCACTCCCTGATAATGCTAATGCATCTGATAGAGCTGGATCTGAAGATGAGTCGATGTCAAAAGATGCTTCTGTTCAAGACAATAGTATGATGTCTACTGATAATCTGGACTCGACAATGTCAACTTCCTTACCTTCCAGGACTTCTGTTCTTCAGGCTTGCACTTCAACTTCTATTTTGATAGCTGCTCTAGGAGTGACCATACGACAG CTTTCTCATGTTGCATCAATGGAAGGATGGCCTATTGCCGACTGCTCTACGGACATATCAT TTGGTTTCCAGATGTGGCATATTGAGTTAATTACAGGGCTGGTTGTATTGGTATCATCATGCCGGTATTTGCTATTGCAGACATGGCCTGATTTTGCTGAGTCAAGTGAAGCAGCCAATCAACAG GTTCTTTCTTCACTGCAGCCTTTAGATTACTTGGCTGTAGCTTCACTGTCAGGATTTAGTGAG GAACTTCTTTTCCGCGGTACAATGCTTCCACTTATAGGAGTCAACTGGAAGAGTGCGTTAATAGTTGGAATCATTTTTGGAGTCCTGCACCTGGGCAGTGGCCGAAAATATTCTTTTGCAGTCTG GGCAGCATTTGTTGGATTTGCCTATGGTTATGCTACAATTTTGTCCTCCAGCATCATCGTTCCCATGGCTTCACACGCAGCAAACAACTTAGTAGGAGGCATCATATGGCGCTACACATCAAAGTCACCAAAATAA
- the LOC108206419 gene encoding uncharacterized protein LOC108206419 isoform X1: MMGLLTMNCSWVSKAGGTLSTFNLSYGRKLRVHYSSPILLPAESCNKLRARTRVFASKKSTKKFRRKGDAQKNATALPDNANASDRAGSEDESMSKDASVQDNSMMSTDNLDSTMSTSLPSRTSVLQACTSTSILIAALGVTIRQLSHVASMEGWPIADCSTDISFGFQMWHIELITGLVVLVSSCRYLLLQTWPDFAESSEAANQQVLSSLQPLDYLAVASLSGFSEELLFRGTMLPLIGVNWKSALIVGIIFGVLHLGSGRKYSFAVCICWICLWLCYNFVLQHHRSHGFTRSKQLSRRHHMALHIKVTKINEGYPNTDTFGYNQTKYTRYVSLVINKVQYM, encoded by the exons ATGATGGGTTTGCTCACCATGAATTGTTCATGGGTTTCTAAAGCTGGAGGAACTCTATCTACATTCAACCTCAGCTATG GTAGGAAATTACGCGTTCACTACAGTTCCCCGATTTTGTTACCTGCAGAGTCATGCAAT AAACTTAGAGCCAGGACTCGAGTATTTGCAAGCAAGAAATCCACTAAGAAGTTCCGAAGAAAAGGGGACGCCCAAAAGAATGCAACTGCACTCCCTGATAATGCTAATGCATCTGATAGAGCTGGATCTGAAGATGAGTCGATGTCAAAAGATGCTTCTGTTCAAGACAATAGTATGATGTCTACTGATAATCTGGACTCGACAATGTCAACTTCCTTACCTTCCAGGACTTCTGTTCTTCAGGCTTGCACTTCAACTTCTATTTTGATAGCTGCTCTAGGAGTGACCATACGACAG CTTTCTCATGTTGCATCAATGGAAGGATGGCCTATTGCCGACTGCTCTACGGACATATCAT TTGGTTTCCAGATGTGGCATATTGAGTTAATTACAGGGCTGGTTGTATTGGTATCATCATGCCGGTATTTGCTATTGCAGACATGGCCTGATTTTGCTGAGTCAAGTGAAGCAGCCAATCAACAG GTTCTTTCTTCACTGCAGCCTTTAGATTACTTGGCTGTAGCTTCACTGTCAGGATTTAGTGAG GAACTTCTTTTCCGCGGTACAATGCTTCCACTTATAGGAGTCAACTGGAAGAGTGCGTTAATAGTTGGAATCATTTTTGGAGTCCTGCACCTGGGCAGTGGCCGAAAATATTCTTTTGCAGTCTG CATTTGTTGGATTTGCCTATGGTTATGCTACAATTTTGTCCTCCAGCATCATCGTTCCCATGGCTTCACACGCAGCAAACAACTTAGTAGGAGGCATCATATGGCGCTACACATCAAAGTCACCAAAATAAACGAGGGATATCCTAATACTGACACCTTCGGTTACAACCAAACCAAATATACTCGATATGTCTCACTGGTCATCAATAAAGTCCAGTATATGTGA